From Pseudomonas sp. LS1212, the proteins below share one genomic window:
- the dcd gene encoding dCTP deaminase: MSIKSDKWIRRMAQEHGMIEPFVERQMRGEGADRLISFGVSSYGYDVRCADEFKVFTNINSATVDPKNFDEKSFVDVKSDVCIIPPNSFALARTVEYFRIPRNVLTICLGKSTYARCGIIVNVTPLEPEWEGHVTLEFSNTTTLPAKIYANEGIAQMLFLESDEECEVSYKDRGGKYQGQRGVTLPRT, from the coding sequence ATGAGCATCAAATCGGACAAGTGGATTCGCCGCATGGCGCAAGAGCACGGCATGATCGAGCCTTTCGTCGAGCGTCAGATGCGCGGCGAAGGCGCGGACCGGCTGATCTCCTTCGGGGTTTCGAGCTATGGCTACGACGTGCGTTGCGCCGACGAATTCAAGGTGTTCACCAACATCAACTCGGCGACCGTCGATCCGAAAAACTTCGATGAGAAGAGCTTCGTCGACGTCAAGAGCGACGTCTGCATCATCCCGCCGAATTCTTTCGCCCTGGCGCGCACGGTTGAATACTTCCGCATCCCGCGCAATGTCCTGACCATCTGTCTGGGCAAGAGCACCTACGCACGTTGCGGGATTATCGTGAATGTGACGCCGCTCGAGCCTGAGTGGGAAGGTCACGTTACCTTGGAGTTTTCCAACACCACGACCCTGCCGGCAAAAATCTATGCCAATGAAGGGATCGCGCAGATGCTGTTCCTGGAGTCCGATGAGGAATGCGAAGTTTCCTATAAGGACCGTGGCGGCAAATACCAGGGCCAGCGTGGCGTGACACTGCCGCGCACCTGA
- a CDS encoding cold-shock protein, with translation MSNRQTGTVKWFNDEKGFGFITPQSGDDLFVHFKAIQADGFKSLKEGQQVSFVATRGQKGMQAEEVQVI, from the coding sequence ATGTCCAATCGCCAAACCGGTACCGTCAAGTGGTTCAACGATGAAAAAGGCTTCGGCTTCATCACCCCACAATCCGGTGACGACCTGTTCGTACACTTCAAAGCCATCCAGGCTGACGGTTTCAAAAGCCTGAAAGAAGGCCAGCAAGTTTCTTTCGTCGCTACCCGCGGCCAGAAAGGCATGCAAGCTGAAGAAGTTCAAGTTATCTAA
- the apbC gene encoding iron-sulfur cluster carrier protein ApbC, which yields MSTISRATVEAVLRQYTDPYLNQDPVSAGCVRAIDIQGEHVSVQLELGYAAGLFKNGWAQMLQMAIEALDGVSSAKVEINCVIAAHKAQAQIPGMANVKNIVAVASGKGGVGKSTTAANLALALAREGARVGILDADIYGPSQGVMFGIAEGTRPKVKEQKWFVPLEAHGVEVMSMAFLTDDNTPMVWRGPMVSGALLQLITQTAWNDLDYLVIDMPPGTGDIQLTLAQKVPVAGAVIVTTPQDLALLDAKKGVEMFRKVNIPVLGVVENMAVHICSNCGHAEHLFGEGGGEKLAAQYGVELLASLPLSILIREQADSGKPTAIAEPESQIAMVYQELARQVGARIVLQEASAPAMPNITISDD from the coding sequence ATGAGCACCATCAGCCGCGCAACGGTGGAAGCCGTCCTTCGCCAGTACACCGACCCTTATCTGAATCAGGACCCGGTCAGCGCCGGGTGCGTCCGCGCCATCGACATCCAGGGCGAGCACGTCAGCGTGCAACTGGAGCTGGGTTACGCCGCGGGTTTGTTCAAGAATGGCTGGGCGCAGATGCTGCAAATGGCCATCGAAGCGCTCGACGGCGTGAGTTCGGCCAAGGTCGAGATCAATTGCGTGATCGCCGCGCACAAGGCTCAGGCGCAGATTCCGGGCATGGCCAACGTGAAGAACATCGTTGCCGTGGCTTCCGGCAAGGGCGGGGTCGGTAAATCGACCACCGCTGCGAACCTGGCGCTGGCACTGGCCCGCGAAGGCGCGCGGGTGGGAATTCTCGACGCCGATATCTATGGCCCGAGCCAGGGCGTGATGTTCGGCATCGCCGAAGGCACCCGGCCCAAGGTCAAGGAGCAGAAATGGTTCGTGCCACTTGAGGCGCATGGCGTGGAAGTCATGTCCATGGCTTTCCTGACCGACGACAACACGCCAATGGTCTGGCGCGGCCCGATGGTCTCCGGTGCCTTGCTGCAATTGATCACCCAGACCGCCTGGAACGACCTGGATTACCTGGTGATCGACATGCCGCCAGGTACCGGCGATATCCAGCTGACCCTGGCGCAGAAAGTGCCGGTGGCTGGTGCTGTCATTGTCACCACGCCGCAGGACCTGGCCTTGCTCGATGCCAAGAAAGGCGTGGAGATGTTCCGCAAGGTCAACATTCCGGTGTTGGGCGTGGTCGAGAACATGGCCGTGCATATCTGCTCGAACTGTGGCCATGCCGAACACCTGTTCGGTGAGGGCGGTGGCGAGAAGCTGGCTGCGCAGTATGGCGTCGAGCTGCTGGCGTCGCTGCCGCTGTCGATACTGATCCGCGAGCAGGCCGATAGTGGCAAGCCGACGGCCATTGCCGAGCCGGAAAGCCAGATTGCCATGGTGTATCAGGAGCTGGCCCGACAGGTGGGCGCGCGGATCGTGCTGCAGGAAGCGTCGGCGCCGGCGATGCCGAATATCACCATCAGCGACGATTGA
- the metG gene encoding methionine--tRNA ligase codes for MSEPRKILVTSALPYANGSIHLGHMLEYIQTDMWVRFQKHRGNQCVYVCADDAHGSAIMLRAEKEGITPEQLIAAVQAEHSGDFADFLVDFDNFHSTHAEENRELSSHIYLKLREAGHIATRSITQYFDPEKQMFLADRFIKGTCPKCAAEDQYGDNCEKCGATYTPTELKNPKSAISGATPVLKDSQHFFFKLPDFQAMLQGWTRSGTLQDAVANKIAEWLDSGLQEWDISRDAPYFGFEIPDEPGKYFYVWLDAPIGYMASFKNLCARRPELDFDTYWAKNSTAELYHFIGKDIVNFHALFWPAMLEGAGYRKPTAINVHGYLTVNGQKMSKSRGTFIKARTYLDHLSPEYLRYYYAAKLGRGVDDLDLNLEDFVQKVNSDLVGKVVNIASRCAGFIHKGNDGVLVADNAAPELTEAFLAAAPGIAEAYESRDFARAMREIMGLADRANAWIADKAPWALAKQEGKQDEVQAVCALGVNLFRQLVIFLKPVLPLLAADAEAFLNVPPLTWDDHKTLLANHQLNPFKALMTRIDPAKVQAMTDASKEDLTASQASTPAGNGELLKDPLSPEIEFDTFAAVDLRVALILKAEAVEGADKLLRLTLDIGDEQRNVFSGIRSAYPNPAELEGRLTMMIANLKPRKMRFGISEGMVMAAGPGGEEIYLLSPDSGAKPGQRIK; via the coding sequence ATGTCCGAGCCACGCAAGATCCTCGTCACCAGCGCCCTGCCCTATGCCAATGGTTCCATTCACCTTGGCCACATGCTCGAGTACATCCAGACCGACATGTGGGTGCGCTTCCAAAAGCATCGCGGCAACCAGTGCGTCTATGTCTGCGCGGACGATGCTCACGGCTCGGCAATCATGCTGCGCGCCGAAAAGGAAGGGATCACTCCCGAACAACTGATCGCCGCGGTCCAGGCCGAACACAGCGGTGACTTTGCCGACTTCCTGGTGGATTTCGACAATTTCCACTCCACTCACGCCGAAGAAAACCGCGAGCTGTCGAGCCACATCTACCTGAAGCTGCGTGAAGCCGGGCATATCGCCACGCGCTCGATCACCCAGTACTTCGACCCGGAAAAGCAGATGTTCCTGGCCGACCGCTTCATCAAGGGCACCTGCCCCAAATGCGCGGCCGAAGACCAGTACGGCGACAACTGCGAAAAATGCGGTGCGACCTACACCCCGACCGAACTGAAGAACCCGAAGTCGGCGATTTCCGGCGCCACGCCGGTGCTCAAGGATTCCCAGCACTTCTTCTTCAAGCTGCCTGACTTCCAGGCCATGCTGCAGGGCTGGACCCGCAGCGGCACCCTGCAGGACGCCGTGGCCAACAAAATCGCCGAGTGGCTGGATTCCGGCCTGCAAGAGTGGGACATCTCCCGCGATGCGCCGTACTTCGGCTTCGAGATCCCGGACGAGCCGGGCAAGTACTTCTATGTCTGGCTGGACGCGCCGATCGGCTACATGGCCAGTTTCAAGAACCTCTGCGCACGACGTCCGGAACTGGACTTCGACACCTACTGGGCCAAGAATTCCACCGCCGAGCTGTATCACTTCATCGGCAAGGACATCGTCAACTTCCACGCCCTGTTCTGGCCAGCCATGCTCGAAGGTGCCGGCTATCGCAAGCCGACCGCCATCAACGTGCACGGCTACCTGACCGTAAACGGCCAGAAGATGTCCAAGTCGCGCGGCACCTTCATCAAGGCTCGCACTTACCTCGATCATCTGTCGCCGGAATACCTGCGCTACTACTACGCCGCCAAGCTGGGGCGTGGCGTCGACGACCTGGACCTGAACCTGGAAGACTTCGTTCAGAAGGTCAACTCGGATCTGGTCGGCAAGGTGGTCAACATCGCCAGCCGCTGCGCCGGCTTCATCCACAAGGGCAACGACGGCGTGCTGGTGGCCGACAATGCCGCACCGGAACTGACCGAAGCCTTCCTGGCGGCAGCACCAGGCATCGCCGAAGCCTACGAATCCCGTGACTTCGCTCGCGCCATGCGGGAAATCATGGGCCTGGCCGATCGCGCCAACGCCTGGATCGCCGACAAGGCGCCGTGGGCCCTGGCCAAGCAGGAAGGCAAACAGGATGAAGTCCAGGCCGTCTGCGCCCTGGGGGTCAACCTGTTCCGTCAACTGGTAATCTTCCTCAAACCGGTCCTGCCATTGCTGGCGGCCGATGCCGAGGCCTTCCTGAACGTGCCACCCCTGACCTGGGACGATCACAAGACCCTGCTCGCCAACCACCAGCTGAACCCGTTCAAGGCCCTGATGACCCGCATCGACCCGGCCAAGGTACAAGCCATGACCGATGCCTCCAAAGAGGACTTGACCGCCAGCCAGGCCAGCACGCCCGCCGGCAACGGCGAGCTGCTCAAGGATCCACTGTCTCCGGAGATCGAATTCGACACCTTCGCCGCCGTGGACCTGCGCGTCGCCCTGATCCTCAAGGCCGAAGCCGTGGAGGGTGCAGACAAGCTGCTGCGCCTGACCCTGGACATCGGTGACGAGCAGCGCAACGTCTTCTCGGGCATCAGGTCGGCCTACCCGAACCCTGCCGAGCTTGAAGGTCGCCT